In a single window of the Magnolia sinica isolate HGM2019 chromosome 7, MsV1, whole genome shotgun sequence genome:
- the LOC131250589 gene encoding uncharacterized protein LOC131250589 — protein sequence MSWMKNDDRQASNKMVSELVVNRIKQRLGLRPKDIIFIMQEKYNMLISYRKTWKAKEIAINHIMGSYEDFYKEFSMYLHELRMENRGTVTALLCVRSFQSSLRRVLVINGTHLKGKYKGVLFIVTALDGDNHIFSVTFAIGESDNSRSWNWFLTYLSDSLRDLPGLVIISDRHKGLMKEIPQVFQVAIHGYYTYHIYQNLVDTLNDKSLEIYYWQAVKTCRRVEFEKLIHDIELANPPVHEWLRKICYEKWASSHFPRERFNLVTINIAGCVNALFKEAQEYPMTILIETVKMKIQEMFYKRRESVSLFVGPLTPWAEKQLKDLIRKARDVRCHTISWDEYYIVGDYNDTIKLNELSCCRVGNFSHYLPAKESDKETQKRSKFTDEPPVVNESAKPEMQNASNPKNENTMPKEEASAVGLDESNMEDNTDEEDSEEDVGEYQEMDGTVLSDPHEIPPRKSAASYGL from the exons atgtcatggatgaagaacGATGATCGACAAGCAAGCAATAAGATGGTTAGTGAACTGGTTGTCAATCGCATTAAGCAGCGCCTGGGGTTAAGGCCAAAGGACATTATATTCAtaatgcaagagaagtataatatgcTTATTAGCTATAGGAAGACATGGAAAGCTAAGGAGATTGCAATCAATCACataatggggtcttatgaagactttTACAAAGAATTCTCAATgtacttgcatgagttgaggatggaAAATCGGGGGACAGTGACTGCTCTACTT TGTgtcagaagttttcaatcatctCTGCGAAGGGTCTTAGTCATTAACGGGACGCATCTAAAAGGTAAGTACAAGGGTGTTCTGTTCATTGTTACGGCTTTGGATGGCGACAATCATATCTTTTCAGTCACTTTTGCTATCGGAGAATCAGATAACAGTCGCAGTTGGAACTGGTTCCTTACATACCTCAGCGATTCGTTAAGGGATCTACCTGGTCTTGTAATAATATCAGACCggcataaaggtctaatgaaagaaaTTCCCCAGGTCTTCCAAGTAGCAATCCATGGCTACTACACATACCATATATACCAAAACTTGGTGGACACATTAAATGACAAGTCGTTAGAAATCTACTACTGGCAAGCTGTAAAGACTTGTAGGAGGGTTGAGTTCGAAAAGTTAATACATGATATCGAACTTGCCAACCCCCCGGTACATGAATGGCTGAGGAAAATATGTTATGAAAAGTGGGCATCTTCGCACTTCCCAAGAGAAAGATTCAATTTGGTCACTATAAACATAGCTGGGTGTGTGAATGCTCTATTCAAAGAAGCACAAGAATATCCGATGACTATACTAATAGAGACAGtcaaaatgaaaattcaagagaTGTTTTATAAAAGAAGAGAATCAGTATCATTATTTGTTGGACCGTTGACACCGTGGGCTGAGAAACAATTAAAGGATCTCATACGGAAGGCACGAGATGTTCGTTGCCACACAATTTCCTGGGATGAATACTATATTGTGGGAGACTACAATGATACCATCAAGCTCAAtgagctttcat GTTGTAGAGTAGGAAATTTCTCGCATTATCTCCCTGCCAAAGAGAGTGACAAAGAGACACAAAAGCGATCAAAGTTTACTGATGAACCTCCTGTAGTAAATGAATCTGCCAAACCTGAAATGCAGAATGCTtccaatccaaaaaatgaaaatacaatGCCTAAGGAGGAGGCTTCTGCAGTTGGTCTCGATGAATCAAATATGGAGGACAATACTGATGAAGAGGATTCAGAGGAAGATGTTGGTGAATATCAGGAAATGGATGGTACTGTACTATCGGATCCTCATGAG